DNA from Nitrospina gracilis Nb-211:
CAGCAGTCGATCACCCGCTCTTGGTTGATGCCGATGCATCAGACGGACGGTCTGTTCCATAAGTCCAAAACCAAGATGAAGTTCTTGTTCGGGTACGAGGCAGACAACCATGCCATCAACGCTGTGCCGAAAGAGACTTTGGTTAAGTTCTCCAAGGCGGAAGACGGTGGTATGCATGGTAAGGGACTGTGGGAACCGGCACGTACCGGTTACACTCCGGAGTCTCCGTTGAAAGACCGCTTCGCCGAGATGTACCTGGCAGGTCAGTACATCCGCGTAAAAATTTAAAGTGTGGGTGCGGGTCCCTTCGGGGGCCCGCGCCGGCTTTGAATGCGGTGTTTCAAATCTGATTAGCAACCGGGACCGTAGCTCTGAAAGAGCGGCGGTTTTAATGGAGGTTACAAGATGCCTGAAGTCTATAACTGGCAGTTGGGTCGCATGATGACCTATGTGTACGAGGAGAAGCATCCGAAGGAGCAGTTCACGTTCGTGTTCAACACGAACCGCTGTATTGCGTGTCAGACGTGCACGATGGCCCACAAGTCGACCTGGACCTTTTCGAAGGGCCAGGAGTATATGTGGTGGAACAACGTGGAGACGAAGCCTTACGGTGGTTATCCTCAGTTTTGGGATTGGAAGATCTTGAAGATGCTGGAGCAGTCGAATCCGGGTCAGAACGTATGGAACGTCCGGAAGACTTCGAACAAGGCGATCCACGGTGTGTACGAAGGTGTGACCATCTTCGAGGCTCCGGCGAAGATCGGTCTGAACCAGCAGGCAATCGGTTACGTACCGACGGACGAAGAGTGGCGCTTCCCGAACTTCGGTGAAGACACGGCTCACGGCCGCGAGTTCACGCAGTCGCGCGAAGGCACCTTCGGCGGCGACAACGGCGTGAAGTCGGTATTGCCTGAACACAAGATCTGGTTTTTCTACCTGCAACGCATCTGCAACCACTGCACGTATCCGGGTTGTCTGGCGGCATGTCCGCGCAAGGCGATCTACAAGCGTCAGGAGGACGGTATCGTACTGATCGACCAGTCCCGCTGCCGCGGATACAAGAAGTGTGTTGAGCAGTGTCCGTACAAGAAACCGATGTTCCGCGGCACGACCCGGATTTCCGAGAAGTGCATCGCGTGTTATCCGCGGATCGAGGGACTGGATCCCTTGACCGAGGGCGACCAGATGGAGACGCGCTGTATGGCGGCTTGCGTTGGCAAGATCCGTCTGCAGGGTCTGGTGAAGATCGGTTCGAACGGAGAATGGGCGCATGATCCGGACAATCCTCAGTACTACCTGATCAAGGACCGGAAAGTGGCCCTGCCGCTGTACCCGCAGTTTGGCACGGAGCCGAACGGATACTATGTTCCGTCGCGGCACGTACCTCGTGCGTACTCACAGCAGATGTTCGGCCCGGGCGTGGATCATTCGATCGACCAGTACATGGTTCCGGATCGGGATCTGCTGGGCGTCTTGCAGTTGTTCCGGACGACGCAGCGCATCATCTTCAAGTGGAAGCGCGAGCCGGGTCCGAAGATCTTCGAGACGAACATTCACGGCAAGAAGTTCGAGATGTACAACGACACCATCATCGGGTTCAACCGGAAGGGTAAGGAGATCATCCGCGTGACGGTTGAAGAGCCTTTCTACGTCCGGCCCGAAGAGCATCCTGGTGCGTTCTAAGTCGGGTATCATCTGCCGCACCGGAACAGGGCACAATGCCCTGTTCCGGGAGGCGGTTTGAACCTGGTTTGGAACGAGAGGGAATGCGCTTTCAAACCCGGAAACTGCTAAACAGGAGGAAAACCGTGAAAATGAAAAAAAGCGTAGTACTGGCAACCGTTGCCGCGTTTGTCCTGGGTGGTGCGATGGTGTCTTCCGCGGCAACCATCGAAGCCCTGAATGTCGGTAAGCGGAATATTCCGATCGATCCTACCGACCTTTTCTGGTCGCCTTACGGCCCCACTAAAGGCAAAGGCGTCGTGATTGATATGGACCCGCAGATGATCACCAACCCGATGTGGCCGAACCCGGCTACGAAGTGGGTGAACGTCAAGGCGGCACGCAATGATAAGGAAATCGCCATCCGCCTGGAGTGGAACGATGGTGTCCGCAACGACATCATGGTCCGCTCTCAGCATTACAAAGATCAGGCCGCGCTGATGTTCCCGGTGAAAGAAGGCAGTGAGCCTCCGTTCACCATGGGTTCCGAAGGCGAGCGTGTCAACATCTGGCAGTGGAAAGCGACCTGGGACAAAGAGGGCGCTGGCCGTGCCGGTAACGAAGGCATGCAGGACCTGGAGGACTACTACGCCGATATGGCTCTGGGTGCAGGTGGTTACTACATGTATGAGCCGGATGGCAACCTGGCCCTGAAAGGCGCCTTGAAACCGGGAATGTCCGGTAGCAAGGATGAGCGGAGCAAAGAAGGCGTTCACACCGGCGGCGCTGGTGATATCGTTAAACGCTCTACTTTCGTTGACTTGGGCATGGGTAAAAACGAAGGCGTTTACAACCCGGGCCGTGCAACCCACAACATCATGTCCGACGCTTCCATGCGCCGGTCTCCGGTTGAAGACCTCAACGCAGAGGGCTTCAGCACGCTGACCACGCAGGCAAACCAGGACGTGGATGGTGAGGGGAACTGGAACAACGATCGCTGGGCCGTGGTTTTCAAACGTCCTTTGAAAACTGAAGACGCCAACGACGTTCAGTTCACCGGCAACAGCACGCCGATGTCCATCGCCATCTGGAACGGCGCCAACAAGGAACGCAATGGCCAGAAAGCCATTACGGCCTGGAATACCCTGAAGTACTAATTCGGGAATTCCTTTTTTAGACTGGAAACGTCTCCCGGAAGTCCCGTTCCCCCGGGCTTCCGGGAGATTTTACAACCCATCCTCCCTTAGGGTTTACAGTCGGCTGAAGAGTGAAGGGGGGTTGATTGTTTCGCTGGACAGGAGTTTGCTTTGACCCGGCAGATTCCTTCAATTCGTGCAAGAATGGCGAGCCTATCCAACCCCTTCCTTCCCTCTCGGTCGAACAAGCCTCCCTCGGTATCTAAGCATTTCCGGTCTTGGCAAAGTTCTCTTAATCTGGTAAACCTTCCAGCAATCCCAAACTTTTCGCATTCTCTGCAGTCAAACCGTGAAAGAATATTTTTTTAAGATCCGCGGCATGATCGTCGATGACGAGGCGAACACCGAAGACGATTTCAGCATGTTCGTCAAGGCGCTGGATGACCGGGACGCAGTTCAAAAGGTTCGTGAGTATTTACGGACGCAAGCTCCTAATGTAGCCGGCCGGATGGTGGGCCGCGTGGTCATCCAGGGAATAGAGAAAAGAGACACCCCCCAATGATTCATCTCTCCACCCAGGAGAGTTTCTAATTTGAGGATTCTCCGCTCGTACTGCGTCCGGGAGTGAGCCGTTCCTTCCTCCAGCCAGCCTGGCGCTTACGGGGAATCCACGCCAAACCACTGCGGACACCAGTTTGAAAAAAGTAAAAGGCAGCCCCCTTTCTTTTTAAGCTCCAAATGGGGTTTCTGCAGTTCAGAAAGAGACCGATCCGGGGGACCCTCCGGCGAGAGGGAACCATTTTGTCCCTTTCTGGCTTTTGGCAGTGAGTTTTTGAGGCGCCTCCCATCCCGGATTGAATCGTTTGTCAAAGCAGAAAACGAATTCGTGCATCAGGGAGGGAACGCAGAATCTGCTTTGAAAAACCGTGTAATAGAATACAAAGCCAAAAAAGGCCAAAAATAAAAGCGCAAAAGACCGGGGACAAATTTTGAAAAGACACCTCTTAAAACGAGAATTAACATTTTTTGAATAAATTTGAAAAATTCCGCTTTCCAAAATATACGGAAAGCCTTAACCTGAAGGAGATTCAATTCGATAAAGGCAAATTGAAAAAGGCTGACTTTCCCAGACCCCCAGGCAATTCTTCTCTGCATGTAGGGGGAGTAGATAAAACCTCGGTTTGGCAAGCAACTTCTACGCGGAGAGGAGGAGGAAATGATTGCAACGGACTGCTTTTTACAGGGTAAAGAGGCTCAGGCGAAAGGCAACTTTGACGAGGCGGTGGCTTATTATGAAAGGGTTTTGGAGGCCAATGTGGCCTCTTTAGGGGAATTCCACCCTGATGTGGCTTTTATCAAAAATAGTTTGGGGACGGTGTGGTTTAAAAAAGGATGCCACGATCAAGCCATTGAGTATTTGGAAGATGCGTTGAAAATTCTTTACAGAATATGCACGCCAAACCATCCGATGCTGGCGGAAGCCTGCCGGAATTTGGGTGTGGTTTGGAGCGAATATGGGGATTCGGAAAAGGCCATTCAGCTTTATGAAAAAGCGATGGCCATCTACCAGAAAAATGGAATGACGGATAGGGTCCCAGACCTCGAAGGAAAAATCGACGATTTGTTTGTCACTCTGGAAAAAAACGCCGATCCTGACCCCATTAAAATTCAATCGATTACAAAACCTAAATAAACTAAGGATTTTCTTTTCATTTTGGGGTTGCGTTTGCTTTTAAATTTACCTACCCTGTAAATATAAATCAATTGGCTTGAACTTGGATGTAATGAGTCTGGGAGGCAACGAGAAGCTTGGCTAAGGTCAAGGGGCCGGAGCCAAACGAAAAAGGAGCGGAGGAAGTCATGAATGCGAACGAATGGGTAAGATTGGGGAAAGAAGCACAGGCCAATGGGCTGCTGGATCAGGCGATGGATTACTACCAGCAGGCTCTTGACGAACGGATTCAGGTCTGCGGCGAGTATCATCCTGAAACTTCTTTCATTTACAGTGATATAGGGAGTATATTTTTCAAGAAGAAGAACTATGAGCTCGCCGCGCAGAATATGTACCAGGCCCTGCAGGGATTCCATCGTGTGTGCAGTCCCGATCACCCTCTGCTGGCGCAGACCTGCAACAATCTGGGTCTCGCGTTGACGGGGCAGGGCGAATTCGACAAGGCGATCCAGTTTTTTGAACGTGCCCTGCAGATTGCCCGCCAATCTGGAATGCAGGCTATGGCGGACGAGATTGAAAAGAAGATCAAGTTCCTTTTCTCCAGAATGGGGCAGTCCGCCGCCTGACCGTTCTGATCCGGGGCTCATCGGGTTGGGGTAGGTCGATTCACTCGACAAAGAGCCCCTTGCCTGAAGTCAGGCGGTACTTTCTTAAAGGACCGCCTGCGTAAGCATCCCCGGTGGTTTTCCCGATGCACTTCCGCTATGGAGTGCTTGAAAGCAGGTTGCCTTGCCTTCCAGCCCGGAGGCCCCTCCCGGCAGACCTGCTTTAAATTTTTTATCTTCCCGCACCCGAAGAGGCAGCGCTCCTTCGGCCGACCCTTGTCCCCGCTCATGCCTTTCCACCAAAACCTTTCGGTATGCCAAATAGAGCTTTCTGTTTCTTTTCTAATATGCGAGAATTATTTAGGTGAACGGAACCAGGGAGGGTACCAGTTGCCATAATAGATTGAATTCCCCTTTCATCTGGGCCTGGTGGTGGTTTTCAATAGTTGCGATGCAGGCAGACCCATGACGAAAGCGAATTCTCAAACAATGTTTCAAGTCCTGAAACTCAACCTGGTCGTCATGCTCCTGATCTTTGCCAGCGGAGTGATGATGGCTGAGTTGATTCATCCGCTTGATGCCAGCCTCATCATCCATGTGCCCCACGGGATCGCTCTGGGCGTCTATTTGCGTTACTCCCACCGAGTGGGTCCGGCTATCTGGTTCGGTGCCGCGGCATTTTTCACATGGTTCGGTCAAACCCATTTTACGGATATCGCTCAAGCGGAAATTCTGGGACTTTCCTCGCTGTTGGCTCTCGGTAGTTTATTGCAGGCATGGGTGGGAGCAACCCTGGTTCAAAAGTGGTTGGCGCGGGACACCTCGCTCAATAGTATCCGTGAGGTCCTGACTTTTGTGTTGGGTGTGACTACCCTTTCCACTCTTGTGTTTCCCACCTGGTCTTTGCTCCTTTTGGGGCTTGTGGGGCAGGTCCCGTATTCAGGAAGTGGGTCATACTGGTTCATCAGTTGGATGTCGAACCTGCTTGCCGTCATGCACGTCACCCCCTGTTTTCTGGTGTTTCAGAAAAAGCGCCGAATATCGCTCTCCCCCGCGGAATACTGGGAGGCGGTGGCGCTTGCGTTCCTTTT
Protein-coding regions in this window:
- a CDS encoding 4Fe-4S dicluster domain-containing protein, translating into MPEVYNWQLGRMMTYVYEEKHPKEQFTFVFNTNRCIACQTCTMAHKSTWTFSKGQEYMWWNNVETKPYGGYPQFWDWKILKMLEQSNPGQNVWNVRKTSNKAIHGVYEGVTIFEAPAKIGLNQQAIGYVPTDEEWRFPNFGEDTAHGREFTQSREGTFGGDNGVKSVLPEHKIWFFYLQRICNHCTYPGCLAACPRKAIYKRQEDGIVLIDQSRCRGYKKCVEQCPYKKPMFRGTTRISEKCIACYPRIEGLDPLTEGDQMETRCMAACVGKIRLQGLVKIGSNGEWAHDPDNPQYYLIKDRKVALPLYPQFGTEPNGYYVPSRHVPRAYSQQMFGPGVDHSIDQYMVPDRDLLGVLQLFRTTQRIIFKWKREPGPKIFETNIHGKKFEMYNDTIIGFNRKGKEIIRVTVEEPFYVRPEEHPGAF
- a CDS encoding ethylbenzene dehydrogenase-related protein — translated: MKKSVVLATVAAFVLGGAMVSSAATIEALNVGKRNIPIDPTDLFWSPYGPTKGKGVVIDMDPQMITNPMWPNPATKWVNVKAARNDKEIAIRLEWNDGVRNDIMVRSQHYKDQAALMFPVKEGSEPPFTMGSEGERVNIWQWKATWDKEGAGRAGNEGMQDLEDYYADMALGAGGYYMYEPDGNLALKGALKPGMSGSKDERSKEGVHTGGAGDIVKRSTFVDLGMGKNEGVYNPGRATHNIMSDASMRRSPVEDLNAEGFSTLTTQANQDVDGEGNWNNDRWAVVFKRPLKTEDANDVQFTGNSTPMSIAIWNGANKERNGQKAITAWNTLKY
- a CDS encoding tetratricopeptide repeat protein: MNANEWVRLGKEAQANGLLDQAMDYYQQALDERIQVCGEYHPETSFIYSDIGSIFFKKKNYELAAQNMYQALQGFHRVCSPDHPLLAQTCNNLGLALTGQGEFDKAIQFFERALQIARQSGMQAMADEIEKKIKFLFSRMGQSAA
- a CDS encoding tetratricopeptide repeat protein — protein: MIATDCFLQGKEAQAKGNFDEAVAYYERVLEANVASLGEFHPDVAFIKNSLGTVWFKKGCHDQAIEYLEDALKILYRICTPNHPMLAEACRNLGVVWSEYGDSEKAIQLYEKAMAIYQKNGMTDRVPDLEGKIDDLFVTLEKNADPDPIKIQSITKPK